A single genomic interval of Bombus huntii isolate Logan2020A unplaced genomic scaffold, iyBomHunt1.1 ctg00000131.1, whole genome shotgun sequence harbors:
- the LOC126877195 gene encoding omega-amidase NIT2-A-like isoform X4 produces the protein MPEIEGDKLYNTCTIWGPDGTLIAKHRKVHLFDIDIPNKITFRESDSLSPGNSLTTFDVKGCKIGIDICYDIRFEEMARIYRNKDTSG, from the exons atgcctgaaatagagggcgataaattgtacaatacttgtactatttggggtcccgatggaactttgatagcaaaacaccgaaag gtacatctattcgacatcgacattcctaataagattacttttcgagagagtgattcactcagtcctggtaactccctaacgacgttcgatgtgaagggctgcaaaataggtattgacatttgctatgatattagattcgaggaaatggcacgcatttatcggaacaaag atacttctggctag
- the LOC126877195 gene encoding omega-amidase NIT2-A-like isoform X1, with the protein MPEIEGDKLYNTCTIWGPDGTLIAKHRKVHLFDIDIPNKITFRESDSLSPGNSLTTFDVKGCKIGIDICYDIRFEEMARIYRNKGCQMLIYPAAFNMTTGPLHWSLLQRSRANDNQLYVACISPARVP; encoded by the exons atgcctgaaatagagggcgataaattgtacaatacttgtactatttggggtcccgatggaactttgatagcaaaacaccgaaag gtacatctattcgacatcgacattcctaataagattacttttcgagagagtgattcactcagtcctggtaactccctaacgacgttcgatgtgaagggctgcaaaataggtattgacatttgctatgatattagattcgaggaaatggcacgcatttatcggaacaaag gttgccaaatgctgatatatccagcggcattcaatatgaccactggaccactgcactggtcattacttcagcgttccagagcgaatgataatcaattatacgttgcctgcatatcaccggctcgtgttccttaa
- the LOC126877195 gene encoding omega-amidase NIT2-A-like isoform X2, which yields MPEIEGDKLYNTCTIWGPDGTLIAKHRKVHLFDIDIPNKITFRESDSLSPGNSLTTFDVKGCKIGIDICYDIRFEEMARIYRNKGIKSTIRGLSSHIQK from the exons atgcctgaaatagagggcgataaattgtacaatacttgtactatttggggtcccgatggaactttgatagcaaaacaccgaaag gtacatctattcgacatcgacattcctaataagattacttttcgagagagtgattcactcagtcctggtaactccctaacgacgttcgatgtgaagggctgcaaaataggtattgacatttgctatgatattagattcgaggaaatggcacgcatttatcggaacaaag gaattaaaagcacaataagaggactgtcctcgcatattcagaaatga